The following proteins come from a genomic window of Chryseobacterium glaciei:
- a CDS encoding RNA polymerase sigma factor, with the protein MKILFGNKKEDLLSRLKKQDPAAQKVFYEQNVKKFLSVGKSYIIDLYQAEDCIIKAFCKIFKNIEAFRGDGNLEGWARRIVVNECLNFIKSHKTVFYIDDINPSFMVEVLEDEITVDFDAQELLNQLPDAYRMVFNLYVLEGYSHQEISDTLQISLAVSKTQLFRAKEKLRVLYLQQQKTMKNEHAQR; encoded by the coding sequence ATGAAAATTTTGTTCGGAAATAAAAAAGAAGATTTGCTGAGCCGTCTTAAGAAACAAGATCCGGCTGCTCAGAAAGTTTTCTATGAGCAAAACGTTAAGAAGTTCCTGAGCGTGGGTAAAAGCTACATCATAGACCTCTATCAGGCGGAAGACTGTATTATCAAAGCTTTCTGTAAAATTTTTAAAAATATTGAAGCTTTTCGTGGTGATGGTAATCTCGAAGGATGGGCAAGAAGAATTGTGGTGAATGAATGTCTTAATTTTATCAAAAGCCATAAAACGGTTTTTTACATTGACGATATCAACCCATCTTTTATGGTAGAAGTTCTGGAAGATGAAATTACCGTTGATTTCGATGCTCAGGAGTTGTTGAATCAGCTTCCGGATGCTTACAGAATGGTTTTCAACTTGTACGTTCTGGAAGGCTACTCGCATCAGGAAATTTCCGATACATTACAGATTTCGCTGGCGGTAAGCAAGACGCAACTGTTTCGAGCTAAAGAGAAGTTAAGAGTACTTTATCTTCAACAACAAAAAACAATGAAAAATGAGCACGCACAAAGATAA
- a CDS encoding outer membrane beta-barrel protein, whose protein sequence is MGFDLDNVIQKQVRYSLLNSDIASNEELKAQLIKKFRPTKSLSGYFSYGIMNLTNNKADNHLDKNLGYAGNFEFGFKLNYQFGRTSSWGLISGIGFSWRTLNIDNNMFFMKNINANPVLAHYENGLSKSKLRTGYIIVPLGIQYNFSKIKNAGMDVEYRDYNKGFKVGANVYGGVKMATNNIVKGDGISDRDRSNYQVSPFIYGGQFTVSYNEFSIFVKKDFGNFFKNGNFENDKALIFGVVLWW, encoded by the coding sequence TTGGGCTTTGATCTTGACAACGTAATTCAAAAGCAGGTAAGATATTCCCTTCTTAACTCTGATATTGCATCTAATGAAGAGTTAAAAGCACAATTGATCAAAAAATTCAGACCAACTAAAAGTCTTTCAGGATATTTTTCTTACGGAATCATGAATCTTACCAATAATAAAGCTGATAACCATTTAGATAAAAACTTAGGATATGCCGGAAATTTTGAATTTGGTTTTAAACTTAATTATCAGTTTGGAAGAACAAGTTCGTGGGGATTGATTTCAGGAATTGGTTTTTCTTGGAGAACTTTAAATATTGATAACAATATGTTTTTCATGAAAAATATCAATGCCAATCCTGTCCTTGCTCATTATGAAAATGGATTGAGCAAAAGTAAGCTGAGAACCGGATACATCATAGTTCCGCTTGGTATTCAGTATAATTTTTCGAAGATCAAAAACGCCGGGATGGATGTTGAGTACCGAGATTATAATAAAGGTTTCAAAGTGGGAGCGAATGTTTATGGTGGAGTAAAAATGGCTACCAATAATATTGTCAAAGGAGATGGAATCAGTGACAGAGATAGAAGCAATTATCAGGTGAGTCCTTTTATCTATGGAGGGCAGTTCACGGTTTCTTACAATGAGTTCAGCATTTTTGTGAAAAAAGATTTTGGTAATTTCTTTAAAAACGGAAATTTTGAAAATGATAAAGCTTTAATTTTTGGGGTAGTACTTTGGTGGTAA
- the fumC gene encoding class II fumarate hydratase: protein MNYRIEKDTMGEVQVPADKFWGAQTERSRNNFKIGPEGSMPHEIIEAFAYLKKAAAFTNTDLGVLPAEKRDMIAKVCKEILEGKLNDQFPLVIWQTGSGTQSNMNVNEVISNRAHVNNGGNLGDKSEVHANDDVNKSQSSNDTYPTAMHIAAYKKVVETTIPAVEKLRDTLAEKSAAFKDIVKIGRTHLMDATPLTLGQEFSGYVAQLNYGLKALKNTLPHLSELALGGTAVGTGLNTPQGYDIKVAEYIAKFTNLPFVTAENKFEALAAHDAIVESHGALKQLAVSLFKIAQDIRLMASGPRSGIGEIHIPENEPGSSIMPGKVNPTQNEALTMVCAQVLGNDTTISFAGTQGNYELNVFKPVMAYNFLQSAQLIADACISFNDHCAVGIEPNNERIKELVDKSLMLVTALNTHIGYENAAKIAKTAHKNGTTLKEEAINLGLLTAEQFDEWVKPEDMVGSLK from the coding sequence ATGAATTACAGAATAGAAAAAGACACCATGGGTGAGGTACAAGTGCCTGCTGATAAGTTTTGGGGAGCACAGACGGAACGTTCAAGAAACAATTTTAAGATTGGTCCTGAAGGTTCAATGCCCCACGAAATTATTGAAGCTTTTGCTTATTTAAAAAAAGCTGCAGCCTTCACCAATACCGATCTGGGAGTTCTTCCTGCCGAAAAAAGAGATATGATCGCTAAAGTTTGCAAAGAAATCTTAGAAGGAAAATTAAACGATCAATTTCCTTTAGTCATCTGGCAAACTGGCTCAGGGACACAATCTAACATGAATGTGAATGAAGTTATTTCTAACAGAGCGCATGTCAACAACGGAGGAAATTTAGGTGACAAATCTGAAGTTCATGCTAATGATGACGTGAATAAATCACAATCCTCAAACGATACCTATCCAACAGCAATGCACATCGCAGCGTACAAAAAAGTAGTGGAAACAACGATTCCGGCGGTTGAAAAATTAAGAGATACGTTAGCTGAAAAATCGGCTGCATTTAAAGATATTGTAAAAATCGGAAGAACGCATCTAATGGATGCAACTCCACTGACTTTAGGACAGGAGTTTTCAGGATATGTTGCTCAGCTAAATTACGGTTTAAAAGCTTTAAAAAATACGTTACCTCATCTTTCTGAACTTGCTTTGGGAGGAACAGCAGTTGGAACTGGTTTAAATACACCTCAAGGTTATGATATAAAAGTAGCAGAATATATTGCAAAATTCACCAATCTTCCATTCGTGACCGCTGAAAATAAATTTGAAGCTTTAGCTGCTCACGATGCTATTGTTGAGTCTCATGGAGCTTTAAAACAATTGGCCGTTTCTTTATTTAAAATTGCTCAGGATATCAGATTAATGGCTTCCGGGCCGCGTTCAGGAATTGGTGAAATTCACATTCCGGAAAATGAGCCGGGATCTTCCATTATGCCCGGAAAAGTAAATCCTACCCAAAATGAAGCGTTAACAATGGTTTGCGCACAGGTTTTAGGAAATGATACGACAATTTCTTTTGCGGGAACTCAAGGAAATTATGAGTTGAATGTTTTCAAACCAGTGATGGCTTACAATTTCTTACAATCTGCACAGCTAATTGCTGATGCATGTATTTCATTTAATGATCATTGCGCCGTTGGAATTGAACCTAACAATGAAAGAATTAAAGAATTGGTAGATAAATCTCTGATGCTTGTTACTGCTTTGAATACCCATATCGGTTATGAAAATGCAGCAAAAATTGCAAAAACAGCTCACAAAAACGGAACGACGTTGAAAGAAGAAGCTATAAATCTTGGACTTTTAACTGCTGAACAATTTGACGAGTGGGTGAAGCCGGAAGATATGGTTGGAAGTTTAAAATAG
- a CDS encoding fumarate hydratase, with protein sequence MEFRYQDPYPIQKDDTVYKKLTSEYVKVEKLGDREILTVDPKGLELLAEEAMADVSFMLRSSHLESLKRIIDDPEATDNDRFVAYNLLQNAAVAVEGALPSCQDTGTAIVMGKKGENVYTGVDDGEYLSKGIYNTYQKRNLRYSQVVPLNMFDEKNSGSNLPAQIDLYAKKGDSYEFLFLTKGGGSANKTFLYQKTKSLLNEKSLEAFVKERISDLGTAACPPYHLALVIGGTSAEANLATVKKASAKYYDNLPTEGNEAGQAFRDLEWEAKVQKICQESAIGAQFGGKYLTHDVRVIRLPRHAASCPVGMGVSCSADRNIKGKITKDGIFLEQLEEDPKRFLPATPPHLEEAVEINLNKPMPEILAELSKYPIKTRLKLNGTLIVARDIAHAKIKELLDSGQPMPEYFKNHPIYYAGPAKTPEGMASGSFGPTTAGRMDVYVDEFQSHGGSMVMLAKGNRTKDVTDACHKYGGFYIGSIGGPAAILAKDNILSVEVVDFPELGMEAVRKIEVKDFPAFIITDDKGNDFFANLAH encoded by the coding sequence ATGGAATTTAGATATCAGGATCCGTACCCGATTCAAAAGGACGATACGGTTTATAAAAAGTTGACTTCAGAGTATGTAAAAGTTGAAAAACTGGGAGACAGAGAAATTTTAACCGTTGATCCAAAAGGACTGGAGTTATTGGCTGAAGAAGCTATGGCAGATGTTTCTTTCATGCTTCGTTCGTCTCACTTAGAAAGTTTGAAAAGAATTATTGATGATCCTGAAGCTACCGATAATGACAGATTCGTTGCCTATAACTTATTACAGAATGCTGCTGTAGCAGTGGAAGGAGCGTTGCCTTCTTGCCAAGATACAGGAACTGCTATCGTAATGGGTAAAAAAGGAGAGAACGTTTACACAGGCGTTGATGACGGTGAATATTTAAGCAAAGGAATTTACAATACATACCAAAAAAGAAATTTAAGATATTCTCAGGTTGTTCCTTTGAATATGTTTGATGAGAAAAATTCTGGTTCAAATCTTCCGGCGCAGATTGATTTGTATGCTAAAAAAGGAGATTCTTACGAGTTTTTATTCTTAACGAAAGGAGGAGGTTCTGCCAACAAAACATTTTTATATCAAAAAACGAAGTCTTTGCTGAACGAAAAATCTTTGGAAGCTTTTGTAAAAGAGAGAATTTCAGATTTGGGAACTGCTGCTTGCCCGCCTTATCACTTGGCTTTGGTGATTGGAGGAACTTCTGCGGAAGCGAATTTGGCTACAGTAAAGAAAGCATCTGCAAAATATTACGATAATCTTCCGACAGAAGGAAATGAAGCTGGTCAGGCGTTCAGAGATTTGGAATGGGAAGCTAAAGTTCAGAAAATCTGCCAGGAAAGTGCTATTGGCGCTCAGTTTGGTGGAAAATATTTAACCCACGATGTTCGAGTTATCAGACTTCCTCGTCACGCGGCTTCTTGCCCGGTTGGAATGGGAGTTTCTTGTTCAGCAGATAGAAATATTAAAGGAAAAATCACTAAAGACGGTATTTTCTTAGAGCAATTGGAGGAAGATCCAAAGAGATTCTTACCTGCAACTCCGCCACACTTAGAGGAAGCGGTCGAGATCAATTTGAATAAGCCAATGCCTGAAATTCTTGCCGAGCTTTCAAAATATCCAATTAAAACAAGATTAAAATTAAACGGAACATTGATCGTTGCAAGAGATATCGCTCACGCAAAGATCAAAGAATTGTTGGATAGCGGACAGCCAATGCCTGAATATTTCAAAAATCACCCGATCTATTATGCGGGACCAGCAAAAACTCCGGAAGGAATGGCTTCAGGAAGCTTCGGACCCACGACTGCGGGAAGAATGGATGTTTACGTTGACGAATTCCAAAGCCATGGCGGAAGTATGGTGATGCTGGCAAAAGGAAACAGAACGAAAGACGTTACCGATGCTTGTCATAAATACGGAGGATTCTATATTGGTTCAATTGGAGGGCCTGCCGCAATCTTGGCAAAAGACAATATTTTGTCTGTTGAGGTGGTTGATTTCCCTGAATTAGGAATGGAAGCGGTAAGAAAAATTGAAGTGAAAGATTTCCCTGCATTCATCATTACCGATGATAAAGGAAATGATTTCTTCGCAAATCTTGCTCATTAA
- a CDS encoding helix-turn-helix transcriptional regulator, producing MKNQSKNGLLFRSEDIKIIMQEDSCPETYSRSNMIEGKSSFNLIFLLSPNINLEAQDCGTHFIFKKNQYILHYSRQESTAKLWTENQEVLKYLQIQINYQYIFNLINPESNRESAEILENMIENNYIFLHKETPPNMTVEMHIILREIVSYSKRGVMQKLFIEAKIIKLLILIFEQFNEKNTIETSPKTPSIIKKFVDENFHKNIKVEEIGKLIGINQNKIRKEFKAQYHITVTDYLSELRMLKAKKMIIDKEIMIKEIAIECGYEYVQNFTRAFKKKYGVSPETLRNG from the coding sequence ATGAAGAATCAATCTAAAAATGGGTTATTGTTCAGATCCGAAGACATTAAAATCATAATGCAGGAAGACTCGTGCCCTGAAACCTATTCCAGATCTAATATGATCGAAGGAAAATCGAGCTTTAACTTAATCTTTTTGTTAAGTCCTAATATCAATCTGGAAGCCCAAGATTGTGGAACTCATTTTATATTCAAGAAAAACCAATACATTCTTCATTATTCGCGTCAAGAAAGTACGGCTAAACTTTGGACGGAAAATCAGGAAGTTTTAAAATATCTTCAAATTCAGATCAATTATCAATATATATTTAATCTTATCAATCCTGAATCTAATCGAGAAAGTGCGGAGATTTTGGAAAATATGATCGAAAACAATTATATTTTTCTTCACAAAGAAACACCTCCGAATATGACTGTCGAAATGCATATCATTTTAAGGGAAATTGTAAGTTATTCTAAAAGAGGTGTGATGCAGAAATTATTCATTGAAGCGAAGATTATTAAGCTTTTGATTTTAATTTTTGAACAATTCAATGAAAAAAATACGATCGAGACTTCTCCCAAAACACCATCAATCATTAAAAAATTTGTTGATGAAAATTTTCACAAGAATATAAAAGTTGAAGAGATCGGAAAGCTGATAGGAATCAATCAAAACAAAATAAGAAAAGAGTTTAAAGCTCAATATCATATTACCGTCACCGATTATCTTTCTGAACTAAGAATGCTTAAAGCAAAAAAAATGATCATCGATAAAGAAATCATGATCAAAGAAATCGCCATTGAATGCGGCTATGAATACGTTCAAAATTTCACAAGAGCATTTAAGAAAAAATACGGAGTATCCCCTGAAACATTAAGAAACGGATAA
- a CDS encoding T9SS type A sorting domain-containing protein, with product MFGNLYFAMKKIGVGLGLLTIAGSYSYAQQWENVGSVQPISAAGTSHNNLVVDNSGNYFISYYDASVTKGSVQKFNGTSWSYAGGSAGITSGIALYNSLSVDGSGNIYYTNQGTGLEVRQFNGTAWSQLLSATTSTVNYHASAVSPSNVLFTFGTNNSGTVQRYVNGAWEQVGNTGFSSGASFAEMVIGTNNKVYTCNVASGVRVYENTTTATTSDNWVLTGGSIVDASSSGESYTSDIAIDANNNLYVAYVSNSANSRKVNVKKFDGTSWVQLGNAYFSSGGVQHVAIAVTSAGEPYVVASRWENDDLLRNTVYKLDNATQIWGTLGGNFLSDGQATYNDLAIDKVNNYLVLAYTDGGLKVKRISLGNASQLCNNTDPGTNIGDLGCVTFTYKGQPVTYTTVRGSDGKIWLQQNLGSAQVATAQADADSYGDLFQWGRWDDGHQARNSSIINAPSTNNPSALAGVNSFIIGSSASSWWGGNASSDQWTANNASAVNPAIGADPCKAIGQGWKMPSQADWTSAINAASISNPTSAFNSKLKLPAGGYRGSTDGGFTYVGQRGYFWSSDVANTGGKYLYVGTTIANASSGAPRGQGASVRCVKDFTGLSTSDIKLNTLGIYPNPTNGILYIKADSAIENVNVMNIVGQKINVRFSNDQIDMQGLPKGIYIVELKLKNGQTFSKKISKN from the coding sequence ATGTTCGGAAATTTATATTTTGCGATGAAAAAAATTGGGGTGGGATTAGGGTTGCTTACTATCGCAGGAAGTTACTCATACGCACAGCAATGGGAGAATGTTGGATCGGTGCAACCGATATCAGCAGCAGGAACGAGCCACAATAATTTGGTGGTAGACAATTCGGGAAATTATTTTATTTCTTATTATGATGCATCTGTAACAAAAGGTTCTGTTCAGAAATTTAACGGAACTTCTTGGTCTTATGCCGGAGGAAGTGCCGGAATTACATCAGGAATAGCATTGTACAACTCTTTATCTGTTGATGGTTCAGGTAATATCTATTATACAAATCAAGGAACGGGATTAGAAGTTCGTCAGTTTAACGGAACCGCTTGGTCTCAATTGCTAAGTGCAACAACGAGTACGGTTAATTATCATGCTTCTGCGGTATCCCCGTCGAATGTATTATTCACTTTTGGTACTAATAATTCAGGAACGGTTCAGCGTTATGTGAACGGAGCTTGGGAGCAGGTAGGAAATACAGGTTTCTCTAGTGGAGCTTCATTTGCAGAAATGGTGATCGGAACTAATAACAAAGTGTATACTTGCAACGTAGCAAGTGGAGTAAGAGTATACGAAAATACAACGACTGCAACCACTTCTGACAATTGGGTATTGACGGGCGGAAGTATTGTTGATGCTTCATCTTCAGGAGAAAGTTATACATCGGATATAGCAATTGATGCTAATAATAATCTATATGTTGCTTATGTTTCAAACTCTGCAAACTCAAGAAAGGTAAATGTTAAGAAATTTGACGGAACTTCTTGGGTGCAGTTAGGAAATGCCTATTTTTCTTCAGGAGGTGTTCAGCATGTTGCCATTGCAGTAACTTCTGCTGGCGAGCCTTACGTGGTAGCAAGCCGTTGGGAAAATGATGATTTACTGAGAAATACAGTTTACAAATTAGATAACGCTACTCAAATATGGGGAACTTTAGGAGGGAATTTCCTTTCTGACGGACAGGCAACTTACAATGATCTGGCTATTGATAAAGTGAATAATTATCTTGTTTTAGCTTATACAGACGGAGGTTTAAAAGTAAAAAGAATTTCTTTAGGAAATGCTTCTCAGCTTTGTAATAATACAGATCCGGGAACTAATATTGGTGACTTGGGTTGTGTTACTTTTACCTATAAAGGACAGCCTGTTACATATACAACAGTAAGAGGATCAGACGGAAAAATTTGGCTTCAGCAAAACTTAGGAAGCGCCCAGGTGGCAACTGCTCAGGCAGATGCAGATTCTTATGGAGACCTTTTCCAATGGGGAAGATGGGATGACGGCCATCAGGCAAGAAATTCATCAATTATTAATGCTCCTTCAACGAATAATCCAAGTGCATTGGCAGGTGTTAATTCATTTATTATTGGTTCTAGTGCAAGCTCATGGTGGGGTGGAAACGCTTCAAGCGACCAATGGACAGCGAATAACGCTTCAGCAGTAAATCCAGCAATCGGAGCAGATCCTTGTAAAGCAATCGGACAGGGTTGGAAAATGCCTTCTCAGGCAGATTGGACATCGGCTATAAATGCAGCATCGATCAGCAATCCGACTTCAGCTTTTAACAGTAAATTAAAATTGCCGGCAGGTGGTTATAGAGGCAGTACAGATGGTGGATTTACCTATGTAGGACAAAGAGGTTATTTCTGGAGTTCAGATGTAGCAAACACTGGCGGAAAATATCTTTACGTAGGAACTACAATTGCAAACGCTTCTTCTGGGGCTCCAAGAGGTCAGGGTGCTTCTGTAAGGTGTGTTAAAGATTTTACAGGTTTAAGTACTTCAGATATTAAACTTAATACACTAGGAATTTATCCCAACCCAACCAACGGAATTCTTTACATTAAAGCAGATTCAGCGATTGAAAATGTAAATGTAATGAATATTGTTGGGCAGAAAATTAATGTAAGATTCTCTAATGACCAGATCGATATGCAAGGACTTCCAAAAGGAATTTACATTGTAGAATTGAAATTAAAGAACGGACAGACTTTCTCTAAAAAAATCAGCAAAAACTAA
- a CDS encoding T9SS type A sorting domain-containing protein: MLCLTSRTQDSGKIYWITIVSIVSSTTAPINLQPGEFRIFENYTGTLSIIDANAENKLSLQIADNPVKNGLAKLIYHKAKNGEIIIYDMSGKKMDSIKLKNESGTYELKANYPTGTYLVHLKSKTGVAIQKMIIK, encoded by the coding sequence ATGTTGTGCCTTACTTCCCGTACACAGGACAGTGGAAAAATTTACTGGATAACAATAGTATCAATAGTTTCTTCTACAACAGCTCCCATTAATCTACAACCGGGAGAATTTAGAATTTTCGAAAATTATACGGGAACTTTATCTATAATTGATGCTAACGCAGAAAATAAATTATCACTTCAAATTGCAGACAATCCTGTTAAAAACGGCTTGGCGAAATTAATTTATCATAAAGCTAAAAACGGTGAAATTATAATTTATGACATGAGTGGTAAAAAAATGGATTCCATTAAGCTTAAAAATGAGTCCGGAACTTATGAATTAAAAGCTAATTATCCTACCGGAACCTATCTGGTGCATTTAAAATCTAAAACCGGAGTTGCTATACAGAAAATGATTATTAAATAA
- a CDS encoding TonB-dependent receptor plug domain-containing protein — protein MKKLSISVLLLGAVFVSAQELEKEKQIEDVIIVGNRNAKRTKLETPVPVDVINIEKIQKSAPQTTVQDLLNYVIPSFNAVRQSASDGTEHIDPMTLRGMGPDQVLVLVNGKRRHTTSLVNYQNTVGNGSVGTDLSTIPVIAIDRIEVLRDGAAAQYGSDAIAGVINIILKKDIGASASLNYGLSGRNDGETYQGAVNYGTSLGKDKSYINLSLQLSQRGKTTRTQNHKLDIFGDNFAYEFAPNPAIAEQADDAMISQRGLTRDDFNFQIGDAQIKQAQLFFNAEYPFNDNFKLYTFGGFSLKEGQGFGFRRLPSETSNIVSSIYPNGFQANLKSQVYDLSYAVGTKYNVNNWFFDLSNTFGSNTFNYNVNNTNNASLGAKSPTSFYAGAHSFLQNTVNLDVSKNLNNFNVAFGGEFRFEQYQIKAGDEASYARYDINGNIATPGSTVVGNGGSQSFMGFSPDNALKKSRHSTAVYADVSYDLDKKLNIDAAARFENYSDFGNTLNGKLAVRYEFIKNYAIRGAVGTGFRAPSLQQQYFNNSYADISTSGIGIVRKGIFTTDSKAAEVLGFDKLKQETSVNASLGFTLKPAKGLFITLDGYWIGVKDRIVITSNITDERLSDPELVGENNIAESGRFFANAIDTETKGVDLVVSYDWKLAGGNLNINLAGNYTETKITDFHFPQNLGTPQNEFFGPDQINIIETLSPKAKATLGLNYGIGKFNFLVRNTYFGKVIRDGYPFGGVQEFAPKIVTDVSIGYDITKNVNLTIGANNLLDVFPDLQIYENSYYGVFKYAPVQMGTLGSYFFGRVNFTF, from the coding sequence ATGAAGAAACTAAGCATATCTGTATTATTGCTTGGAGCGGTTTTCGTATCGGCTCAGGAACTTGAAAAAGAAAAACAAATCGAAGACGTCATTATCGTCGGAAACCGAAACGCTAAAAGAACAAAACTGGAAACACCTGTTCCGGTAGATGTTATCAATATTGAAAAAATACAAAAATCTGCCCCTCAAACAACGGTTCAGGATCTTTTAAACTATGTAATTCCCTCTTTTAATGCGGTGAGACAGTCTGCTTCTGATGGAACAGAGCATATTGATCCGATGACCTTAAGAGGAATGGGACCCGATCAGGTTTTGGTTTTAGTGAATGGAAAAAGAAGACATACAACATCATTAGTTAATTATCAAAATACAGTCGGAAACGGCTCTGTTGGTACAGATTTAAGCACAATTCCAGTAATTGCGATCGACAGAATTGAGGTTTTAAGAGACGGAGCAGCAGCACAATATGGTTCTGATGCCATTGCAGGCGTTATTAATATCATTCTTAAAAAAGACATCGGTGCTTCGGCAAGTTTAAATTACGGATTATCAGGAAGAAATGACGGCGAAACCTATCAGGGAGCAGTCAATTACGGAACTTCTTTAGGAAAAGATAAAAGTTACATCAACTTATCATTACAATTAAGTCAAAGAGGAAAAACGACTAGAACGCAGAATCATAAATTAGATATTTTTGGAGATAACTTTGCATATGAATTCGCTCCAAATCCTGCTATTGCAGAACAGGCAGATGATGCGATGATTAGTCAAAGAGGCTTAACCCGCGATGATTTCAACTTTCAAATTGGTGATGCTCAAATAAAACAAGCTCAGTTATTTTTCAATGCAGAATATCCATTTAATGATAATTTTAAGCTCTATACTTTTGGAGGGTTTAGTTTAAAAGAGGGGCAAGGTTTTGGCTTTAGAAGACTTCCTAGCGAAACTTCGAATATTGTTTCTTCAATTTATCCAAACGGTTTTCAGGCTAATTTAAAATCACAGGTGTACGATCTTTCTTACGCTGTCGGAACGAAATACAATGTAAACAACTGGTTTTTTGATCTAAGCAATACTTTCGGGAGCAATACATTCAATTATAATGTTAATAACACTAATAATGCTTCTTTAGGTGCGAAATCTCCGACAAGTTTTTATGCGGGAGCGCACAGTTTTCTTCAAAATACCGTTAATCTTGATGTTTCTAAAAACTTAAATAATTTCAATGTTGCTTTCGGGGGAGAATTCAGATTTGAGCAATATCAAATCAAGGCCGGAGATGAAGCATCTTATGCGAGATATGATATCAATGGAAATATTGCAACGCCCGGATCTACAGTTGTTGGAAATGGTGGCTCACAGTCTTTTATGGGATTTTCGCCAGATAATGCATTGAAAAAATCAAGACATTCTACTGCGGTTTATGCAGATGTTTCTTATGATTTAGATAAAAAATTAAATATCGATGCGGCTGCAAGATTTGAAAATTATTCCGACTTCGGGAATACTTTGAATGGAAAATTGGCGGTGAGATATGAATTCATAAAAAATTACGCGATTCGCGGAGCGGTGGGGACAGGTTTCAGAGCACCTTCTTTGCAACAGCAATATTTTAATAACTCGTATGCTGATATTTCCACTTCCGGAATCGGAATTGTAAGAAAAGGAATATTCACAACAGACAGTAAAGCGGCTGAGGTTCTTGGTTTTGATAAATTAAAGCAGGAAACTTCTGTCAACGCAAGTCTTGGATTTACTTTAAAACCAGCCAAAGGACTTTTCATCACGTTGGACGGGTATTGGATCGGAGTAAAAGACAGAATTGTTATCACCAGCAACATCACAGACGAAAGATTATCAGATCCTGAATTGGTCGGCGAAAATAATATTGCAGAAAGCGGTAGATTCTTCGCCAATGCGATTGATACGGAAACGAAAGGGGTTGATTTGGTTGTTTCCTACGACTGGAAATTAGCAGGTGGGAATTTAAACATCAATTTAGCTGGAAATTACACCGAAACTAAAATCACAGATTTCCATTTTCCTCAAAATTTAGGAACACCTCAAAACGAATTTTTCGGGCCGGATCAAATTAATATTATTGAAACTCTTTCTCCCAAAGCAAAAGCAACATTAGGTTTGAATTACGGGATTGGTAAATTCAATTTCTTAGTGCGAAATACGTATTTTGGTAAGGTCATCAGAGACGGTTATCCTTTCGGTGGTGTTCAGGAATTTGCTCCTAAAATTGTTACGGATGTAAGTATTGGTTATGATATTACTAAAAATGTAAACCTTACGATTGGAGCCAATAATTTATTGGATGTTTTCCCTGATCTGCAAATTTACGAGAATTCTTATTACGGAGTTTTCAAATACGCGCCGGTTCAGATGGGAACGTTGGGAAGTTATTTCTTCGGAAGAGTTAATTTTACTTTTTAA